The following coding sequences are from one Pirellulales bacterium window:
- a CDS encoding glycosyltransferase, with product MDATCDVHVHSKHSDRPSEWILRRVGAPESFVEPLDLYYRAKERGMQFVTISDHNCIAGAESIAHLPDVFLSTEVTTYFPEDGCKIHCLVLGITPEQFEVIEALRENIYDFRRYVIEQDIVYSVAHPLFRVNNRLSVEHLERLLVLFNRFEGINGTRDGRACEISNAILSSLTAEHLDQLANRYEIEPHGNEPWRKSFTAGSDDHSGVYAASAWTITPPAPTVAEYLEHLRRGDHRMGGTAGTSLRLAHSFYQIASSYYKARFLDTGTGQNTLIAELFRKLLERPPADIQGSAFSSKLRSFAGWFVGAPASGQLSQIERVLVDEFAELFGPKQLQLQGLQQQPPNAADDQRIFHLANGISQQVGCAFLERFVTCLAQGRLMESLQTLSSLAPVALSIAPYLTAFHTQHKDERFLQAVARSFPATASLERKSAKKAWVTDTFQDMNGVARTIQTVAQHAQEANLDLTVLTCLTDEPDTDIRVHNFLPGRAFAVPEYDQQMLAIPPILEVIEYFERERFSEVIISTPGPLGLTALAAGRLLGLRIVGIYHSDFPQYVQHFTQDEQLEKFTWQYMHWFFGQMDLVLAPSRWYQEWLIEHGFPRGKLRLLRRGVDTRVFNPEHRDLGFWTRYGVGEGLKFLYVGRISPEKNLERLCQSFRDYLAGGHDAQLVLVGDGPAQGELSATYASQQIHFLGPLYGAELSRAYASGDVFVFPSTTDTFGNAVLEAQASGLPAIVSDRGGPPEIILPFGSGLVVNIDAPNELASAMRLLSDDAEMRATLRQRALENGLASSWRNVCDELWTASDALAVNPREFARIQRSQRLAGVDEPAMAAH from the coding sequence ATGGACGCCACCTGCGACGTGCATGTGCACAGTAAGCATTCCGACCGTCCGAGCGAATGGATTCTGCGCCGCGTCGGCGCGCCGGAAAGTTTCGTCGAGCCGCTCGACCTGTATTACCGGGCCAAGGAACGCGGGATGCAGTTTGTGACCATCTCGGATCACAACTGCATCGCCGGTGCCGAGTCGATCGCCCATCTGCCTGATGTGTTCTTGTCGACTGAGGTCACCACTTACTTCCCCGAAGACGGCTGCAAGATCCACTGCCTTGTGCTGGGCATCACGCCCGAACAGTTCGAAGTGATCGAAGCGCTCCGGGAAAACATCTACGACTTTCGCCGCTACGTGATCGAGCAGGACATCGTCTACTCGGTCGCGCATCCGCTGTTCCGGGTCAACAACCGGCTATCGGTCGAGCACCTCGAGCGTCTGCTCGTGTTGTTCAACCGCTTCGAAGGCATCAACGGCACGCGCGACGGGCGGGCCTGCGAAATCTCCAACGCCATTCTCTCGAGTCTCACGGCCGAACATCTCGACCAATTGGCCAATCGCTACGAGATCGAGCCCCACGGCAACGAGCCCTGGCGCAAGAGCTTTACGGCCGGCAGCGACGATCACAGCGGCGTCTACGCGGCCAGCGCCTGGACCATCACCCCGCCGGCGCCAACCGTCGCCGAGTATCTCGAGCACCTGCGCCGGGGCGACCACCGCATGGGCGGCACGGCCGGCACGAGCCTGCGGCTGGCGCACAGCTTCTATCAAATCGCCAGCAGCTATTACAAGGCGCGCTTCCTCGATACCGGCACGGGGCAGAACACGCTGATCGCCGAATTGTTTCGCAAGCTGCTCGAGCGCCCGCCCGCGGACATCCAAGGCTCTGCCTTCAGCAGCAAGCTGCGCAGCTTTGCCGGCTGGTTTGTCGGCGCGCCGGCCTCGGGACAATTGAGCCAGATCGAACGCGTCCTGGTCGACGAGTTCGCCGAGTTGTTCGGTCCCAAGCAATTGCAGTTGCAAGGACTGCAGCAACAGCCGCCCAACGCCGCAGACGACCAACGCATCTTCCACCTGGCCAACGGCATCAGCCAGCAGGTGGGCTGCGCGTTTCTCGAGCGATTTGTCACCTGCCTGGCGCAGGGCCGGCTGATGGAAAGCCTGCAGACGCTCTCGTCGCTGGCCCCCGTCGCGCTGAGCATTGCCCCCTATCTCACGGCCTTTCACACGCAGCACAAAGACGAGCGCTTCTTGCAGGCCGTGGCGCGAAGTTTCCCCGCGACCGCCTCACTGGAACGCAAAAGCGCTAAGAAAGCCTGGGTCACCGACACGTTCCAGGACATGAACGGCGTGGCCCGCACCATCCAGACCGTGGCGCAGCACGCCCAGGAGGCGAACCTCGACCTGACCGTGTTGACCTGCCTGACCGACGAGCCGGACACGGACATCCGCGTGCACAATTTCTTGCCGGGCCGGGCCTTTGCGGTGCCCGAATACGACCAGCAGATGCTGGCGATTCCGCCGATTCTCGAAGTGATCGAATACTTCGAGCGCGAGCGGTTCTCGGAGGTGATCATCTCGACGCCCGGCCCGTTAGGACTCACGGCGCTGGCCGCGGGCCGGTTACTGGGTCTGCGGATCGTCGGCATATATCACAGCGATTTCCCGCAATACGTTCAGCACTTCACGCAGGACGAGCAGTTGGAGAAGTTCACCTGGCAATACATGCACTGGTTCTTTGGCCAGATGGACCTCGTGCTGGCCCCCAGCCGGTGGTACCAGGAATGGCTGATCGAGCATGGCTTTCCGCGCGGCAAGCTGCGCTTGCTGCGGCGCGGAGTCGACACCCGGGTGTTCAATCCTGAACATCGCGACTTGGGTTTCTGGACGCGCTACGGAGTCGGGGAAGGGCTGAAGTTCCTGTACGTCGGCCGCATTTCTCCGGAGAAGAACCTCGAACGGCTGTGCCAGTCGTTCCGCGACTACCTCGCCGGCGGGCACGACGCGCAACTGGTGCTGGTCGGCGATGGACCTGCCCAGGGCGAGCTGAGCGCGACGTACGCCTCGCAGCAGATCCACTTCCTTGGCCCGCTCTACGGCGCCGAGCTGTCACGGGCCTACGCTTCGGGCGACGTGTTCGTGTTTCCGAGCACGACCGACACGTTTGGCAATGCCGTGCTCGAGGCGCAGGCCTCGGGGCTGCCGGCCATCGTTTCCGATCGCGGCGGGCCACCAGAGATTATCCTGCCGTTCGGTTCGGGCCTGGTGGTGAATATCGACGCCCCGAACGAACTGGCCTCGGCCATGCGTCTGTTGAGCGACGATGCGGAAATGCGCGCCACGCTTCGTCAGCGTGCGCTGGAGAACGGCCTTGCTTCGAGCTGGCGGAACGTGTGCGATGAACTTTGGACGGCCAGCGACGCCTTGGCGGTCAATCCGCGCGAGTTCGCACGGATCCAACGGTCCCAGCGGCTGGCGGGTGTCGACGAGCCAGCAATGGCCGCGCACTAG